The following proteins come from a genomic window of Pleuronectes platessa chromosome 2, fPlePla1.1, whole genome shotgun sequence:
- the LOC128455458 gene encoding transcription factor HES-2-like, whose translation MKAAEIRLSLHRPLQHRDPHMAPTITAAMTNSQEHLTRSHKLRKPLVEKLRRERINSSIELLKSLLGPEFLNQQPDSKLEKADILEMTVCFMTQLLQQNQQQRRLMKHVNKLQSSSEEKLREADFSPLSSTVHSSITKDKSPVSSAPWRPW comes from the exons ATGAAGGCAGCAGAGATCAGATTGTCTCTACACAGACCTCTACAGCACAGAGATCCACACATGGCTCCTACAATCACTGCAGCAATGACCAACTCTCAGGAGCATCTGACTCGGAGCCACAAG CTCAGAAAGCCTCTGGTGGAGAAGTTACGCAGAGAGCGAATCAACAGCAGCATCGAGCTGCTCAAGTCTCTCCTGGGTCCAGAGTTCCTCAACCAGCAGCCAGACTCCAAGCTGGAGAAAGCAGACATCCTGGAGATGACCGTTTGCTTCatgacacagctgctgcagcagaaccagcagcagagaagacTGATGAAGCACGTCAACAAGCTGCAGTCTTCctctgaggagaagctgagagagGCTGACTTCTCTCCTCTGAGCTCCACAGTCCACAGCAGCATCACCAAGGACAAGAGTCCagtcagcagcgccccctggaggccgTGGTAG
- the LOC128424584 gene encoding transcription factor HES-2-like, producing MKAAEIRLSLHRPLQHRDPHMAPTITAAMTNSQEHLTRSHKLRKPLVEKLRRERINSSIELLKSLLGPEFLNQQPDSKLEKADILEMTVCFMTQLLQQNQQQRRLMKHVNKLQSSSEEKLREADFSPLSSTVHSSITKDKSPVSSAPWRPW from the exons ATGAAGGCAGCAGAGATCAGATTGTCTCTACACAGACCTCTACAGCACAGAGATCCACACATGGCTCCTACAATCACTGCAGCAATGACCAACTCTCAAGAGCATCTGACTCGGAGCCACAAG CTCAGAAAGCCTCTGGTGGAGAAGTTACGCAGAGAGCGAATCAACAGCAGCATCGAGCTGCTCAAGTCTCTCCTGGGTCCAGAGTTCCTCAACCAGCAGCCAGACTCCAAGCTGGAGAAAGCAGACATCCTGGAGATGACCGTTTGCTTCatgacacagctgctgcagcagaaccagcagcagagaagacTGATGAAGCACGTCAACAAGCTGCAGTCTTCctctgaggagaagctgagagagGCTGACTTCTCTCCTCTGAGCTCCACAGTCCACAGCAGCATCACCAAGGACAAGAGTCCagtcagcagcgccccctggaggccgTGGTAG
- the LOC128424593 gene encoding transcription factor HES-2-like translates to MKAAEIRLSLHRPLQHRDPHMAPTITAAMTNSQEHLTRSHKLRKPLVEKLRRERINSSIELLKSLLGPEFLNQQPDSKLEKADILEMTVCFMTQLLQQNQQQRRLMKHVNKLQSSSEEKLREADFSPLSSTVHSSITKDKSPVSSAPWRPW, encoded by the exons ATGAAGGCAGCAGAGATCAGATTGTCTCTACACAGACCTCTACAGCACAGAGATCCACACATGGCTCCTACAATCACTGCAGCAATGACCAACTCTCAGGAGCATCTGACTCGGAGCCACAAG CTCAGAAAGCCTCTGGTGGAGAAGTTACGCAGAGAGCGAATCAACAGCAGCATCGAGCTGCTCAAGTCTCTCCTGGGTCCAGAGTTCCTCAACCAGCAGCCAGACTCCAAGCTGGAGAAAGCAGACATCCTGGAGATGACCGTTTGCTTCatgacacagctgctgcagcagaaccagcagcagagaagacTGATGAAGCATGTCAACAAGCTGCAGTCTTCctctgaggagaagctgagagagGCTGACTTCTCTCCTCTGAGCTCCACAGTCCACAGCAGCATCACCAAAGACAAGAGTCCagtcagcagcgccccctggaggccgTGGTAG
- the LOC128455450 gene encoding transcription factor HES-2-like, whose product MKAAEIRLSLHRPLQHRDPHMAPTITAAMTNSQEHLTRSHKLRKPLVEKLRRERINSSIELLKSLLGPEFLNQQPDSKLEKADILEMTVCFMTQLLQQNQQQRRLMKHVNKLQSSSEEKLREADFSPLSSTVHSSITKDKSPVSSAPWRPW is encoded by the exons ATGAAGGCAGCAGAGATCAGATTGTCTCTACACAGACCTCTACAGCACAGAGATCCACACATGGCTCCTACAATCACTGCAGCAATGACCAACTCTCAGGAGCATCTGACTCGGAGCCACAAG CTCAGAAAGCCTCTGGTGGAGAAGTTACGCAGAGAGCGAATCAACAGCAGCATCGAGCTGCTCAAGTCTCTCCTGGGTCCAGAGTTCCTCAACCAGCAGCCAGACTCCAAGCTGGAGAAAGCAGACATCCTGGAGATGACCGTTTGCTTCatgacacagctgctgcagcagaaccagcagcagagaagacTGATGAAGCACGTCAACAAGCTGCAGTCTTCctctgaggagaagctgagagagGCTGACTTCTCTCCTCTGAGCTCCACAGTCCACAGCAGCATCACCAAAGACAAGAGTCCagtcagcagcgccccctggaggccgTGGTAG